The sequence GCGGCGCAGGCGCTGATCATGGCGTCGCAGTCGGCCACCGTCAGCGCCATCGGCTTCTCGACCACGATGGCGCGCCCGTACTGCGAAAGGTCGACCACCACCCGCGCGTGGTAACCGGTGGGCACCAGCACGTGGATCAGCTCGATCTCGGGGTGCGCGGCCAGCATGGCGTGGTAGTCGGCGTAGCCCGGCACGCCGTGGGCGGTGGCAGTGCTTGCAGCCTTGGCCGGATCGCTGTCGCACACCGCCACCAGGCGCGCCTCGCTCATTTCGGCGATGGCGTCGAAGTGCTTGTAGGCGACGCGGCCACAGCCGACCACGGCCACGGCGACCGGTTCATGCTTCATAGTGTTCTCCAGGTTCGATTTCCCGCCAGCGGCGGTACACGTGCAAGCCGCCGCCGGCCAGCGCCAGCAACATCAGCGCGGCGGCCGCCACCTGTGCCAGCGACACCCACAGCGAGGTCTTGCCAAGGCCGCTGCCGAGCAGGGCCAGCGGTATGCCTTCCGGCAGAAAGCCCAGAAAGGTGCCGAGCAAGAACACACCGACCGGAGCGTGCCGCACGCCCAGCGCGAGGCTGATCACGGCGCTGGCGATCGGCAGCTGCCGCAGCACGAACACCGCCAGCACCGTGCGCTGATCCAGCAGCCGGCGCAGGCCGGGATGATGGGCCAGCCGCGCCTGCACCCAGGCGCGGCCGGCCGAACGGGCAGTCGAGAAGGTAATGACCGCGCCGAGCGTGGCGCCTAGCTGGGCGTACAACAGCCCGGCGGCGAAGCCGAAGGCCATGCCACCCAGGAAATACAGCGCCAGGCGCGGCACGCCGATGGCGCTGAGCAGTCCACCGCCGAGCACGAACCACAGCGGCGCCAGCGCGCCCTGGCGGTCCAGCCAGGACTTGATCTGCTGATAGTCGTCGAGCCGTGTACCCAGCGACGTGCCGTGCAGCAGGAACAGCACGGCCAGTACCGCGGCCACCAGCAACAACGGCCGGTAACGCGCGCTCATGCGCCGAAAGTGCGCATCAATCTTCCGACACGCGATCCACGCGCAGCGCCCGGCGCTGATACCAGCGCACACCGAAGCAATCGGCCAGGCCCCGCCACAGGCGGTTGTTGATGCCGTACTTGGACACGCCAAAGCGGCGCGCGCGGTCGTTGATGGGGATTTCGGTGACTGCGCCACCCTGCGCCTTGATCAGCGTCGGCAGGAAGCGGTGCATGCCGTTGAAGACCGGTATCTCGACCAGCGCCCGGCGCCGGATCAGGCGATAGGTGCAGCCGGCATCGCGCAGCCGGTCGCCGGTGATGGCGGCCCGAAAGCGGTTGGCGGTGCGCGAGGCAAAGCGCCGCAGCCAGCCTTCCTGGCGCTCGGCCCGGTAACCGCACACGCAGTCCAGGTCGGCGCGCAGCGCCGCCAGGTAGCGCGGAATGTCGGCCGGGTCGTTCTGCAGATCGGCGTCCATGGTCAGCACCAGCTCGCCGCGGGCGGCGCGAAAGCCGGTGGCCTGGCCGGCGCTCTCGCCGCTGTTGATGCGGTGCGTGAGCACGCGCACGCGCGGCTCGGCGGCGGCCAGGCGGGCCAGCACCTGCGCGCTGGCGTCGGTGCTGGCGTCGTTCACGAACAGCACCTCCCAGGGCCGGCCGAGCCCGTCGAGCACCGGCGCGAGCTCGGCCAGCAGTGGTTCGAGGTTGTCCTGTTCGTTGTAGACCGGGATCACCACCGACAGCTGCGGCGCCTCAGGCATGGAACGCCTCCACGGCGTCGCACACGCGCTCGACCTCGGCCGGCGTCAAACCCGGAAACATCGGCAGCGACAGGCAGCTGGCGCAGGCCTCCTCCGCCACCGGCAGGCTGCCCGGCCCCAGATTGAGGCGTGCGTAGGCAGGCTGGCGGTGCAGCGCGATCGGGTAGTGCAGGCCGGTACGTATGCCCAGCTCATGCAAATGCGCGGCCAGCGCCTCGCGCTGCTGGGTGCGCACCACATAGACGTGGTAGATGTGCTCGGCGCCGTCGCGCTGCACCGGCAGCTGCAGCCAGTCCAGGTGCCCCAGGCGTTGCCGGTACTGGTCGGCGATGGCGCGCCGGGCCTCATTCCAGGCCGCCAGGTGCGGCAGGTTCACCCGCAGCAGCGCCGCCTGCAGCGTGTCCAGGCGGCTGTTGGTGCCCTCGAAGTCGTGGCGGAATTTGTCCTCCCGGCCGTGGTTCGAGTACATGCGAATCTTCTTCAGCAGCGCCGGGTCACGGGCGATGACGGCCCCACCGTCGCCGAAACCGCCCAGGTTCTTGGACGGGAAAAAACTGTACACGCCGGCGTCGCCAAAGCTGCCGAGCGCCTGGCCGTGCAGCTGCGCACCGACCGCCTGGGCGCAGTCCTCGACCACCCACAGCGCATGCGCGCGCGCCAGCGGCAGCAGCCGGTCCAGGTCCGCGGCGTGGCCATACAGGTGCACCGGCACGATGGCGCGGGTGCGCGGCGTGATGCGCCGGGCCACGTCATCCGGATCGAGCGTGCAGGTGTCCGGCTCGATGTCGGCGAACACCACCTGCGCGCCGGCCAGGG is a genomic window of Immundisolibacter sp. containing:
- a CDS encoding DegT/DnrJ/EryC1/StrS family aminotransferase, whose protein sequence is MPDAPVPLVDLRRQYAPLLPALQAAACQTLADCDFIGGKAVRVFEAEFATALGVAASVGVANATAGLHAALHALGIGPGDEVIVPAHTAIATAEAVTLAGAQVVFADIEPDTCTLDPDDVARRITPRTRAIVPVHLYGHAADLDRLLPLARAHALWVVEDCAQAVGAQLHGQALGSFGDAGVYSFFPSKNLGGFGDGGAVIARDPALLKKIRMYSNHGREDKFRHDFEGTNSRLDTLQAALLRVNLPHLAAWNEARRAIADQYRQRLGHLDWLQLPVQRDGAEHIYHVYVVRTQQREALAAHLHELGIRTGLHYPIALHRQPAYARLNLGPGSLPVAEEACASCLSLPMFPGLTPAEVERVCDAVEAFHA
- a CDS encoding glycosyltransferase family 2 protein: MPEAPQLSVVIPVYNEQDNLEPLLAELAPVLDGLGRPWEVLFVNDASTDASAQVLARLAAAEPRVRVLTHRINSGESAGQATGFRAARGELVLTMDADLQNDPADIPRYLAALRADLDCVCGYRAERQEGWLRRFASRTANRFRAAITGDRLRDAGCTYRLIRRRALVEIPVFNGMHRFLPTLIKAQGGAVTEIPINDRARRFGVSKYGINNRLWRGLADCFGVRWYQRRALRVDRVSED
- a CDS encoding VTT domain-containing protein, whose protein sequence is MSARYRPLLLVAAVLAVLFLLHGTSLGTRLDDYQQIKSWLDRQGALAPLWFVLGGGLLSAIGVPRLALYFLGGMAFGFAAGLLYAQLGATLGAVITFSTARSAGRAWVQARLAHHPGLRRLLDQRTVLAVFVLRQLPIASAVISLALGVRHAPVGVFLLGTFLGFLPEGIPLALLGSGLGKTSLWVSLAQVAAAALMLLALAGGGLHVYRRWREIEPGEHYEA